In Primulina huaijiensis isolate GDHJ02 unplaced genomic scaffold, ASM1229523v2 scaffold38877, whole genome shotgun sequence, a single genomic region encodes these proteins:
- the LOC140968974 gene encoding thymidine kinase a-like produces MSPPRLSSSNGVDLLVGSDLRRPGEVHVILGPMFAGKTTALLRRVMAEANNGRSVAIIKSSKDNRYAADAVVTHDGTKFPCWALSDLSSFKLRFGADAYDKLDVIGIDEAQFFGDLYTFCIEAADFDGKSVVVAGLDGDYLRKSFGSVLDIIPLADTVTKLTARCEVCGKRAFFTLRKTNATETELVGGADIYMPVCRLHYGTNGHTFNMEAAARTVIGTSMVGGSLNLEADAVV; encoded by the exons ATGTCTCCGCCTCGGCTATCCTCCTCCAATGGAGTTGATCTGCTTGTGGGATCCGATCTTCGTCGCCCGGGTGAGGTCCATGTGATTCTCGGACCCATGTTTGCCGGCAAAACCACCGCCCTACTACGCCGTGTCATGGCTGAAGCGAACAACGGCAG AAGCGTGGCGATTATCAAATCTAGCAAGGATAACCGCTATGCAGCTGATGCAGTGGTGACGCACGATGGAACGAAGTTCCCTTGCTGGGCGTTGTCCGATCTTTCGTCCTTTAAGCTTAGATTTGGTGCGGATGCCTATGATAAA TTGGATGTAATTGGTATCGATGAAGCTCAGTTTTTCGGTGATCTCTACACTTTCTGCATCGAGGCAGCTGATTTCGATGGAAAAAGTGTAGTGGTAGCTGGTCTTGATGGCGATTACTTAAG GAAGAGTTTTGGTTCTGTTCTTGATATAATTCCACTTGCGGATACCGTTACAAAACTAACCGCCAGATGCGAAGTATGCGGTAAACGTGCATTTTTCACCTTGAGGAAGACAAATGCCACCGAGACAGAACTCGTGGGCGGCGCAGACATTTACATGCCCGTTTGTCGCTTACACTACGGTACCAATGGGCACACTTTTAACATGGAAGCTGCTGCAAGAACTGTTATCGGAACTTCGATGGTTGGCGGTTCTTTGAATTTGGAGGCGGATGCAGTTGTGTAG
- the LOC140968936 gene encoding GCN5-related N-acetyltransferase 9-like yields the protein MKLSLVGERVILVPYMKEHVPRYHAWMQDPGILQATASEPLTLDQEYEMQLSWSQDTLKHTFIVLGKELIVGDFIHGQPYTQAMVGDVNIFMNDLYDSHIAEIEIMIAESKSRGKELAKESVLLMMEFAVKNFGILIFRAKIGESNDASLNLFQKLEFKKTSYSEIFKEVTLELRITESQSKELHQLIGSTVSHS from the exons atgaagCTGAGCTTGGTTGGAGAAAGAGTGATACTGGTACCATACATGAAAGAGCATGTGCCCAGGTACCATGCGTGGATGCAAGACCCCGGCATCCTTCAAGCCACAGCATCTGAACCTCTCACGCTAGACCAAGAATATGAAATGCAGCTTTCCTGGAGCCAAGATACTTTAA AGCATACCTTCATAGTGCTGGGCAAAGAATTAATTGTTGGAGATTTCATTCATGGACAACCCTATACACAAG CCATGGTTGGTGatgtaaatatatttatgaatGACTTGTATGATTCTCACATAGCGGAAATAGAAATAATGATTGCTGAAAGTAAAA GTCGTGGCAAAGAACTTGCGAAGGAGTCAGTCCTGCTTATGATGGAATTTGCagttaaaaattttggcattcTCATCTTTCGTGCAAAGATTGGAGAATCAAATGATGCTTCTCTTAATCTATTCCAGAAATTG GAATTCAAGAAGACTTCATATAGTGAGATTTTCAAAGAG GTTACCCTGGAATTACGGATTACAGAATCCCAGAGTAAGGAACTGCATCAACTAATCGGTAGTACCGTCTCTCATTCCTAA
- the LOC140968940 gene encoding polygalacturonase-like has product MALTFISKILFILAFLACIAKVQSQLFDITKYGAKPNADISEALSNAWKEACGSTTPSTVVIPKGIWQLTQVKLVGPNKSPIELQVQGDLKAPSDPNQMPNKQGEWVTINYVDYLTVSGGGVFDGQGQEAWKRNDCGKNQKCVKLPLNLSFNFITNSIIRDVTTKDSKNFHVNVIGSQNVTFLRFTISAPGESPNTDGIHIARSKLINVKDSTIKTGDDCVSIGDGTEEVHVENVVCGPGHGVSVGSLGKSETEKDVVGIYVKNCTFLSTMNGVRIKTWPSAPARLQVTNLQFEDLIMDNVTYPIVIDQEYCPYNQCKLDTPSLVKISNVKLNNIRGTSNDPVAVTLVCSGTKPCENVEIGDIDLKYDGKLGPITTKCNNIKPKLTGKQNPPLCAAPAQSA; this is encoded by the exons ATGGCTCTCACTTTTATAAGCAAAATTCTCTTCATTTTGGCATTCTTGGCTTGTATTGCCAAAGTGCAATCCCAACTTTTTGATATCACCAAGTATGGTGCAAAACCCAATGCAGATATCAGTGAG GCTTTATCGAACGCATGGAAGGAGGCATGTGGATCAACAACCCCAAGCACAGTTGTTATTCCAAAAGGGATATGGCAATTGACCCAAGTGAAATTGGTAGGACCTAATAAATCTCCCATTGAACTTCAAGTTCAAGGTGATCTGAAAGCTCCTTCAGATCCCAACCAAATGCCTAACAAACAAGGAGAATGGGTTACTATCAATTACGTCGATTATCTGACCGTCTCCGGTGGCGGTGTTTTCGACGGCCAAGGGCAAGAAGCTTGGAAGAGAAACGATTGTGGCAAGAACCAGAAATGTGTTAAATTGCCATTG AATCTGAGTTTCAATTTCATTACTAACTCAATCATCCGCGACGTGACAACCAAGGACAGCAAGAACTTTCATGTGAACGTGATCGGATCCCAAAACGTCACCTTCCTCCGTTTCACGATCTCCGCACCGGGCGAGAGCCCGAACACTGACGGCATCCACATAGCTCGTTCCAAATTGATCAACGTCAAAGACTCGACCATAAAAACTGGAGATGATTGTGTCTCCATCGGTGACGGGACCGAGGAAGTCCACGTGGAGAACGTCGTTTGTGGGCCGGGACATGGTGTTAGCGTAGGCAGCCTAGGCAAGTCCGAAACCGAGAAGGACGTGGTCGGGATCTATGTCAAGAACTGCACCTTCCTCAGCACAATGAATGGGGTCAGGATCAAAACATGGCCCTCGGCTCCAGCCCGTTTGCAAGTGACAAATCTGCAGTTTGAAGACCTCATCATGGACAATGTTACCTATCCTATTGTCATTGATCAAGAATACTGCCCATATAACCAATGCAAGCTCGAC ACACCTTCGCTGGTCAAGATCAGCAACGTTAAATTGAACAACATCAGGGGGACGAGCAACGATCCAGTGGCCGTGACACTTGTTTGTAGTGGCACTAAGCCTTGCGAAAACGTCGAGATCGGCGACATAGATCTCAAATACGACGGTAAACTTGGCCCCATCACCACCAAATGTAACAACATCAAGCCTAAGCTCACCGGGAAACAGAACCCACCCTTGTGTGCTGCTCCGGCACAATCGGCTTAA